TAGATAGgttaaaattatcatatatatatatatataatatcataatTTGTTAATCttgtttataagaaaaatttgtaaaatttaataaatataacaCATTTTGTATTACATAAACACTTATATtgattatttaacttttatattattGATCAAAACACAATTACAAACAACAATATTAGGACCACAATAAATTTGTTGTATAATTTCACTTGTTTGTTAATTTGTTGTGGTCCTAACATTTTTTCCAAGTACAAAACACAactcacaaaaaatatatcagCTACACAAATCTCACAGTTCAAGAACAAAGATTACAGCAGACCTAACAGCTATACAGAACACAAGATCTCTTTTTATAATCATATTaattaagaatatataaaatatcatCGTAATTTTGTATTTGATCCCTCAAAGAACAAATGCTTGATAGCATTTAAAtttgcttcttctgtttttttttaataatttttactaATGTGTATCTTAAGAacacataataatatattatttttaaaaaaaatttatcaaaaattaaaaaaattgtaaatttttttagatttttcataaaatattttcagaaataaataatttattattttattttattcatgttAGCCAACCATCACGAAGTACTTTCGGAATCAGGATACCACTGTAATCATGTACTGCCATGAATGTCGACAACTTTACAGGTTATGTTCATGTTATCAAAAGGCATCTTGCCAACTGTCGTGAATATAGATACACAGATCCAAGTATCCAAAATATCAAACTCATCAACGTGATCTGATGTTCGGATCAGGAcacttatatttatttatacaacCACACCATACCATCATCATGTGTCTGTCACGTGCAAAAGGagaaaagagaaacaataaactataactATATGCTTTTATGTTAGACGAATTGATTTATTAACAACTTATTAAAGAGTtcctcaaacaaacaaaaaaacaacttattaaagtgtttattaaaaaattaatttattgttacctatataaatacaataaataaataaaactatactGTCTGGCCATTAACAAATTTGCCCTATTTAAATCTGGCTATTTGGTTTCCTAATCTAAAAGGTTACATTGAGTTATCATTACTGAGAAAAAAATGTAGGTACttttatcacaattttaatGTGACAAgaaaaagttatttatttatgtgaAGGTTTTAGGAAACTATTTACCTTTTGTCAAATCATAGTTGTGACAGATTATGACACAAAAACTGTGGTTAGTAAATAACTCTCTTACCATTACTACTcttaatttgaaataaataaataaataaaacacataattaaaaaaataacaaaaacaaaactaggaGTTCCTCTACTATTGTAAACAAATTTACAACttttactacaatttttttgtgtaataaattataattagttgcctattatttttacataaatttattattttttttttataaataaaaatctgaCACAAATTTTGTTACCACTCTTTTATATGACGGACCGTAATTTGTTACATATCACATTCACGTAATTCCGTCACTTTTTCTCGCCAGTGAGTTGTGTTGTTGTGTTtatgcattttaaaaaatggtactAGATTTTTTGCGAAACTAGTAGCACTGTACTGGTGGCAATCGTTGAGAGATCCAAAGTGAGTGTAGTGTGGCCCATATGCGTTGTCCCAAGTTTGTAGATAAGaagccgaaaaaaaaaaaaaaacaaaaacaaaaacaaaaaggttaaGATAGATTTTGGCGGGATTATATGACTTTGTCCAGAACATAACAACACAGCATGCGTAAAGATCCAGTGCTCCCCACCTCAGCAAACTAGCAATTGTTTCACTCTAACCCCATGTGCGCCTCGGGTACCACTCCACTCACCAAGTACAAAGTCACTAATCTAACTCACTCTAGAGGAAGTTTCGCCTGTACTCACGCTCTCCAAATGTTTGTTTGGCctcttaatcttttttttttttttattaaagagaaaTTATACTATTCAAAACAACGTTTTATAAGATTTTTACGATGAACTGATTCTTACGTGAACCAAGTCATTTTTATCCCCCATTCTACTAAAAACTCCAATACGTTTAAAATTGCTAAGTGAATTGCTGAGTGAATGTTATCAATTTATCAAGAAATTATTCTATTCTTACAATAGACCAAGTCACTTATCTATCATTTTACTAGTGAACCAAGTCacttatttatcattttattagtGAACCAAATCACTTATCTACCAttctatttattaaaaaactcTTAAATGCTTAAAATTGCTTagtgaaattcaatttcagtttaatttttcttttaaacataaacaaattCAGCAACTTTAAATAGGTAAGTCGACGAAGTCATTTATCAACTATTCTATTAAAAACAGCAAACTTTAAATAGGTAGAAGTCTCGTATTGAGGGAAAGCCAATTtctgtttttaactttttttcttttttttttttaaatcataaccAGAATCAACTTTAAATAGATAGAAGTCTCAGATTGAAATAGCGGACGTTTTGACATGAACTTTAAATAGGTGGAAGTCCTATATTGAAGTAATAGATATTTGACGTGGTCCaagatttaatataatttctacCACTTATCCTATTAACCAAAATCCAGAGCTGATACCGAAACTTTCTTTGACGGAAAATCCGAGGAGGAGATTCTTCACGCTAGATATTATCATATTAgatattacataaaataaaattaagtgggcagagaaaaagaggaaaaattatagaatattttTAGGAATACGAGGGATTACATTCATAagatttttatgataaattagAGATGATTAatggttatttatttaaatttaaatttaaatttaatattaaaattatttttttttcataacaataataattaataataataaataacttcaaatttattaggaaaatattaaaaaattatttttcgtATAATAAATGAGTAAGCTTTTTAAGTCCACTACTCACTAGGGAGAGACCTCGGTGCGTGTGAGTGTGTGactgaatttaattaatgacaCCCTCAATTAATATGAGAGAGAAGAACATAaagtatttaattttataataattaacaGATAATTTATAGAgctcctttattttattttttaataatgtctTTTCACCATCTTCTGCAGTTGAGCTTGTCACTGAAAAGACACAGCTACAACAAGGAAGGACTCCACCAAACTAGCTCTTTTCAGTTAAGCCACAGTACAAACAAGAAAACTAGAATCGAAACCAAAATCCAACCACgagatttaatttaaaattcagaaacaaaaaatacaaataaggaACGAgtagaaaattgaaattagaggcaaaaaaacaaaaacaaaaacaaaaacaaaaacaaaaacaaaaacaaactaagaaaatagaatttaaaaaactaaaagtaacAGGCGGTTGGCACAGGGGGTTCTTGAACCGAGTCCGAGGTGTTACCTCACCATTGGCTTAAGACGATGCTGGTGACTCAGGCTTTCGGCAGAGGATCATGTGCATCGGACTGAAAATCCCAGAGTCACCACCTCGAGTCAAGTAGTCAGCGGTCCTGAAAAGCATCTCGTGCACATCGAGAGTACCTTTTGGTGCGATTCCCAAAGCAGAGAGGACCATCACAAGAATGTGGTTCCTCCAGTAGGCAATCCTACCCATCTTCAACCTAGTCCACCAAGGTAGCGCCGGAGGCTTAGCCAGATCTCGCTCCTTAACAACCTCGAACCCTACTTTCCTAGCTGTCTCCGCTATATCCAAGTAGTTTCTGAGACCAGGCAAAGCGTCACCTCGTTCGATACCTTGGATGATGTCCACGTGTTCTGGGTTGTCACCTCTGTACTTCTCTGTGGTGACCCATTCGTACGACACGTACAAAGATCCGGGCTTCAAAACCCTGAAGATCTCGGCGTAGACCTCCTCGAGCTTCGGCGCGTGGCAGGTGGCCTCGATCGAGTACGCGCCGTCGAAGCTGTTGTCCGGGAATGGCATCTCGAGGAAGTTCCCGCACACGACCTCGCAGAGCGAGTCGAGCCCGGCTTTCTTGTTGTGAATACGGGCTCGATTCACTTGGTAGTCGTTGATCGTGATGCCCACGACCTTCGCGCGCGAGTGGGCCGCGATGGCTCGCATGGGCCCACCGACTCCGCACCCAACGTCGAGGACTCGATCTCCGGGCTTCACGTCAATCAGATCGACGGCCATTTCTTCGTGGATGCGCGTGGCCTCGCGGTTGGACTTTCCGGGGATCGACGGTGAGAAATGGAAGGACTGGCCCCAGCCCCACTCGTAAATGTCGGTGACTAAGTTATAGAAAGTGTCGACAAAGTCAGGGACTTTGTCGGCGGTTTCGATCCCTTGTGGGCGGCGGAAGAAGGACCAGTATTGCTTGTAATTGTCTCGAACTTCCTCGGATGAGAGTGAACCGCCGGAGAGATCGACGGCGTTTTTGCCCTTTTGTTCGGCGGAGCCAAGTACGCAAACAAACCAGTAGACTCCACCGGCCAGTAGAGCCGCAGTGCAGAAGAGAGCAACAGTATccattgtgagagagagagagagagatcagagaGAGGTTATTAGAGAGAGTGAGGAAAGCTGGGATATGTGTGTCTCTTATTATATTCTCATCCTGtttggaaaaaaatcaaaaaagtcTTCGGCTTTTATAGACCGTTTGATCGATGCACGCGCGAGGCGCGTGAATCTAGTTGGTGAGTTTGAATACGTGGATCAGGAGTAGAAGACAAAAATACCTGGCCAAAATTTCGGGTTTCcgttttattttcctttttatttaaactaaacatatataagaaaataatcaaaataaggAAACCAATTAAGTAAAtgtatacttttttcttttggtggcttttttttttttttttaataaatttaacgTCAATTGAAAACAGATACTGTATTTAGAGTTGTCACAAATCTATATATAGCAGT
This genomic stretch from Castanea sativa cultivar Marrone di Chiusa Pesio chromosome 1, ASM4071231v1 harbors:
- the LOC142611899 gene encoding 24-methylenesterol C-methyltransferase 2; the protein is MDTVALFCTAALLAGGVYWFVCVLGSAEQKGKNAVDLSGGSLSSEEVRDNYKQYWSFFRRPQGIETADKVPDFVDTFYNLVTDIYEWGWGQSFHFSPSIPGKSNREATRIHEEMAVDLIDVKPGDRVLDVGCGVGGPMRAIAAHSRAKVVGITINDYQVNRARIHNKKAGLDSLCEVVCGNFLEMPFPDNSFDGAYSIEATCHAPKLEEVYAEIFRVLKPGSLYVSYEWVTTEKYRGDNPEHVDIIQGIERGDALPGLRNYLDIAETARKVGFEVVKERDLAKPPALPWWTRLKMGRIAYWRNHILVMVLSALGIAPKGTLDVHEMLFRTADYLTRGGDSGIFSPMHMILCRKPESPASS